The Erigeron canadensis isolate Cc75 chromosome 4, C_canadensis_v1, whole genome shotgun sequence genome window below encodes:
- the LOC122597367 gene encoding F-box/kelch-repeat protein At3g23880-like — MSDALAIVISFWGFGYDSSTDDYKIVLGIYLKSVTNIHVLSLKTKVWKFLGSQPCMLTTKAATFFNGVLHWLMVNQNSERRILTFDLSREEFKEYRLRGVVPDPKLGVAKGCLCLFSSWEFPFKTVWLMKEYYVQQSWTLVPFVPDERDDEKEAIHFYDLDKKYPRNKGVFHTDHIIMSSTWEALLDPIFVPSLVSPRVIYTSSLKRKREPAENNDTAAKV; from the coding sequence ATGTCCGACGCGTTGGCTATCGTTATATCATTTTGGGGTTTTGGTTATGATTCATCTACTGACGATTACAAGATTGTGTTAGGGATATATTTAAAGTCCGTGACTAATATTCATGTTTTAAGCTTGAAAACTAAAGTTTGGAAATTTCTTGGATCACAGCCTTGTATGCTTACCACCAAAGCTGCTACCTTTTTCAACGGTGTGCTTCATTGGCTTATGGTTAATCAAAATAGTGAAAGACGTATCCTTACTTTCGATTTATCTCGTGAGGAATTCAAAGAATACCGACTTCGTGGAGTTGTTCCTGATCCTAAATTGGGGGTTGCCAAAGGATGTCTATGCCTATTCAGTTCTTGGGAATTTCCTTTTAAGACCGTATGGTTAATGAAAGAATACTATGTACAACAGTCGTGGACACTTGTGCCTTTTGTTCCTGATGAGAGGGATGATGAAAAGGAGGCTATACACTTCTACGATCTGGACAAGAAGTACCCTCGAAATAAAGGTGTGTTTCACACTGATCACATCATCATGTCCTCAACATGGGAAGCTCTTCTTGACCCTATATTTGTTCCTAGCCTTGTATCTCCCCGTGTAATTTACACGAGTAGTCTGAAGAGAAAGAGGGAGCCGGCTGAGAACAATGATACGGCGGCCAAGGTTTAA
- the LOC122597368 gene encoding F-box protein CPR1-like gives MSKLGRDILVQGILVRLDVKDVLRCTSVCKLWRFLIISPLNTFTKLHLNHNINNNNHNTTTKRVRISNNPKQDDHRIMYHIEHPYRTILVGSCNGLVCISSSPCHLYVANPFTREVIKIQESSPISHMPDILAIVISYWGFGYDSSTDDYKIVLGIYLKSVTNFHVLSLKTKVWKFLGSQPCMLTTKAATFFNGVLHWLIGNQNNKRRILTFDLSREEFKEYRLPDIVPDPKLGVAKGCLCLFDYGELPSDIVWLMKEYYVQQSWTLVPFVPDKRDDEKEAIHFYDLDKKYPRNKGVFHTDHIIMSSTWEALLDPIFVPSLVSPRVIYTSSLKRKREPAENNDTAAKV, from the coding sequence ATGTCAAAGCTTGGTCGTGATATCTTGGTGCAGGGGATACTAGTAAGATTAGATGTGAAAGACGTTCTTCGTTGTACAAGTGTTTGTAAGTTATGGCGATTTTTAATTATCTCCCCTCTTAATACTTTTACTAAACTTCATCTTAAccataatattaataataataatcacaacaCTACTACTAAAAGGGTTCGTATATCTAACAACCCCAAACAGGACGATCATAGAATAATGTACCACATCGAACATCCCTATCGAACTATTCTTGTTGGTTCCTGTAATGGCCTTGTATGCATCTCGTCGTCCCCTTGTCATCTTTATGTAGCCAATCCGTTCACTAGGGAGGTAATCAAGATACAGGAATCATCTCCTATTTCTCATATGCCCGACATTTTGGCTATCGTTATATCATATTGGGGTTTTGGTTATGATTCATCTACGGACGATTACAAGATTGTGTTAGGGATATATTTAAAGTCCGTGACTAATTTTCATGTTTTAAGCTTGAAAACAAAAGTTTGGAAATTTCTTGGATCACAGCCTTGTATGCTTACCACCAAAGCTGCTACCTTTTTCAACGGTGTGCTTCATTGGCTTATTggtaatcaaaataataaaagacgTATCCTTACTTTCGATTTATCTCGTGAGGAATTCAAAGAATACCGACTTCCTGATATTGTTCCTGATCCTAAATTGGGGGTTGCCAAAGGATGTCTATGCCTATTCGATTATGGAGAACTTCCTTCCGACATCGTATGGTTAATGAAAGAATACTATGTACAACAGTCATGGACACTTGTGCCTTTTGTTCCTGATAAGAGGGATGATGAAAAGGAGGCTATACACTTCTACGATCTGGACAAGAAGTACCCTCGAAATAAAGGTGTGTTTCACACTGATCACATCATCATGTCCTCAACATGGGAAGCTCTTCTTGACCCTATATTTGTTCCTAGCCTTGTATCTCCCCGTGTAATTTACACGAGTAGTCTGAAGAGAAAGAGGGAGCCGGCTGAGAACAATGATACGGCGGCCAAGGTTTAA